One part of the Sneathia vaginalis genome encodes these proteins:
- a CDS encoding autotransporter domain-containing protein: MDKIYNVQKNLKRCMKSNRKISFSMGLLISFLITGGIYTYANEYSHQIFFNGDFNRNVNFDNTLKNFSHPDYPETLDNKDKYEYFGSYGVKKINTKYMDFVSFSTDLVPKKAPNIFLIEPKNSTLKINAVNNITFDNPKVDDEKINKPENKPETKDPINIQKIDRKPIDTITLQNNVDIHIEKIEQITPKNPTYTNISPSKISNDILPQNIDIKFDKRIVAAPKLEDFTPPTPKTPVELGDTGFESVIYNEAYQLLDPDRNIGSERAEYNRGIVGQVSITKGTFKINNVYEDGCYFAYKNYDSIPNYYSNPDYESYKNPIKLNDDNYLKEPKQFDLGLFDSADPDDYLVSEDIYNVKYDDERFRTFYGLNSSAYGYFGKDVDISYISNARKETTNNSYTNKNPNTVIYMETDSNSAQTLENLHNYKVVNDELYNEIKGYKDLSKLKDDDTFEFKKEIFPTGITLFNSEANVKLLGSYAKFVTVTTQFSDERSNKRLSVFNNNGNISALNYTTNEDDDDIKNQIIFYSTPDATPKYSDFQRYIYSNGQKGKINIYSNNAIGMYFTESGINGFQNALSTAFINNGEFNIYGAHSTGVSLKRPATLGTKSGIYLLKPINIFGDEAVGVFLPGDVSKVPEENLQLRVNIGEKGNNKEKVTWNDEFPGNEEGEDYDAEDAEPKDIVIPNVGNTEGNSVDNVDYSIGLFYANSHKANIGLTDIKLGKFAKNSTAIFASDGELHISKGKIDIDGEDNIGLLSQKNGTNGGKISYVGDITASGKKNKLVYTDNKNISIEGTVSSTSKDSVSIYADTGTIDLTKADLNIDISGENVAAGYAVNNGKIKLKDESKIKITNDAPSNGTALVAKKGGVIEAKKAKIDIKNIVAGLSASDDNSNIDFTGGTLNYDGEGYSIYTDGKGKINLSDAKITLKGKAIGFDVDQDENSEQNVILNNMTRIKPESDDVILFNLKNSSDLDTKGGIRDHIISRIETKLKKTNPDINLTQLVTQPKAGEPGEFYKVSAMEGGNIKIGSLDKSAVSTDDINGEPDTEEKKAKKDGFQFYNRLHIQRLIATTHDNSTISAILDNKAASKFNNQVVALELSSSPSATSNAETQINIVKSNIIADRTEKGSGAIGLFINYGKIDVDETSTISVENENSVDNKQAVGIYAVNGSEVSNKGEITVGSSNSVGILGENHRKATNSTENDKFGDGKINISNAGTIEIKKANSTGIYANNIDKEITDNTVVNSGTIKALGEHSNGIYSHKGTVSNTGIIELGDKNVGIYSDSSIIKDLGTIKFNSNNSTAIFVKGSSTIDSGKKLTIENNGDLSGNVGLYSENDLETDLVIDAKGKKITSYYTKSKALTVNADITTSEDGVGINGDNGSITYEQGKNLTVSKESFGILSHNSDVTLNGNIQLDSELGKGIYFDSSEKNLNISGNINVNAKNVIGSYISNVTDSTKLTLTTPITFGENSDHSIAYLFNKSKFNNTSFTELKSKGTQHNTYIFALSENKINLGTNEVSIKSEDSSKGFTGIYLGESNKLTGEKIKVSDKATGIYSKDNNTVEIKNIEVNGQDTVGIYSEKSNRLKNVNISSSNSAVGIYGKKGKITFLGDNSLNLSSKGTGIYLEEASLNGGSIKLVNKDNDKNNSLVGVYFKESKSSKNTSNISIDNDTKLIGLYLDKAKVLNKGEIKATLGSSNTLAFVANGSTFTNSGNLTLTSSDSHAIYVNDGIAENTGNITVDNEGNKDNKPSVAMAGMKTGKKVILTNDGKINVSNNSIGMYLDNGAIGNNKKDIVAQKKDSVGVYVNGNQTLFTNTGKISADNIGVYLNNTEKGNIKKLGSVTLTNDNAVAVYANNSKVDFEIKPTVKEGELPNNLISLYATGNTEISSKIYTANGKNSIGIYLKDNKVSFNDAYVKITEGHEDKNGVSYNTGIYADSEYKGDLKVNIENTAKNTIGIAVSEGSTVNYSGNITTGKDSIGILTKGTLVTKNSTFNIDGGTGIFVDNTADAKIGTDENTIMNLSNKATAIYQNGGKLKLGDKLKFGENSMGTLLISRNAEVDSNISYSVKTDSLGVGLYYTDNKDHKFTSSGKITLGSDNATGIYAQSTGTGTNTLINNGEIITSDGMKNNIGIYADNVNVESNKISIGEKGVGIYLTKKVNLKNTEITLNGENSVGIYSENISNGSNYSVGKITGEKNNQTGLFIFNEKYDENKNITLSDLDINLKNNSKGVGLQNANYTINGDSKISVGDKSTGLAFKDAKANVKANITVKENSLALYAQGEKNVTFEGKIEAGKNSKWVYAKDKANITLNKFADFTVNGGLGLGADNATITADKETTITVNGGTGAYINDGKIDKFKIDVQKGLGLYIQNGYNGTLPTVSLTGDNSKAYVLESLNKEFKVNDNITLDKTNQIYIYSKETGKGIDVKDIQIKGSDSYGIYNLADQNITTKDLNISGSKSFGIYSTGKGKINVDKITVTGKNSAGVYSIKGDITQTGDITSKGLGIYSEDGSVTLNGSKISLGDKDGIGVKAKNSSVTISNAMTISNGKEGAAGIYSEGTGDITFENNLVVNKDIIGVYKSGTGTINLNGSSTTILENGIGVYSKGAEVNNAGSLNVTNKNAKGIYVENNKLTSNGTVTINGENAIGLASKNGEISSTGDISVTGKDAVGIYSDEAEVKSTGKITSNSIGIYSKGTKDITQSGDITVGKDAVGIFKEGSGNVNITSKDVKVGDKGYALYYLNDSNKRGTITANIKNMNLGSEAIGIYTKNGNLTYTGNINVGEKKNSAGIYADNSDVTFKGILNVSNPETIGIFAKGNSNVTIENGSTINVSNGSYGIMTNDDSTGKITIEKGATFNISNLSYGISAYGKNTIINNGTFNIDANSTGIFHSFDSTISGSGNIPSDKIKTLNKKADVAGIDIKFNGEVKFPKNIEVVNGGTIKVNGTVDINNMYLDFEHDNKPIIDANSIKGTAIVTSNFSMGNRVNKLVYQDVFRPRSENGFGKFAGDVTSQSASWIAKISKTEPDTKTYDIMMVRIPYTVMFKGEKNSQLGKSLEEIRSTIPTYSKIFKDLDNVSTEKELTDTIANIRGDIYSNIQERMLDVDNTFDKSYKEVLDSHNVTDRVHKFSVIYSKNKHIDETLGVSSYDKDSYGILYLNDRENGANKYGFSVGLICSKFNFTGPTSLGSSEEMRSGKFGLHYQRTKDNLKYLTRLELGVNKHITNRVSNVNGMKYKYNANYWSYNIDWKNRLSYDIDVTKDFRITPYANLDVTYGKIFGINEDALTDPTLKLSIKPNSYFVITPRIGIDAKYDIELKNDMHISLKGNLEYHYDLNELYKRVNMAKFSSVTDYYELSIPGYRRSGLKVGGEVEIGKKDRYGVTFGATYDRSMKYSLRFNYKCLGFNYKF, from the coding sequence ATGGATAAAATATATAACGTGCAAAAAAATCTGAAAAGATGTATGAAAAGTAATAGAAAAATTAGCTTTTCAATGGGTTTACTTATTTCTTTTTTAATTACTGGAGGAATATACACTTATGCAAATGAATATTCACACCAAATATTTTTTAATGGTGATTTTAATAGAAATGTAAATTTTGATAACACTCTCAAGAACTTTTCTCATCCTGACTATCCAGAAACATTGGATAATAAGGATAAATATGAATACTTTGGTTCATATGGAGTAAAAAAAATTAATACAAAATATATGGATTTTGTAAGCTTTTCAACTGATTTAGTTCCAAAAAAAGCACCTAATATTTTTTTAATAGAACCTAAAAACAGTACTTTAAAAATTAATGCTGTAAATAACATTACTTTTGATAACCCAAAAGTAGATGACGAAAAAATTAATAAACCAGAAAATAAACCAGAAACAAAAGATCCTATTAACATACAAAAAATAGATAGAAAACCAATTGACACAATAACTCTACAAAATAACGTGGATATACATATTGAAAAAATTGAACAGATTACACCAAAAAATCCAACATACACAAATATATCACCATCAAAAATATCAAATGATATACTCCCGCAAAACATTGACATCAAATTTGATAAAAGAATAGTAGCAGCCCCAAAACTTGAAGATTTTACACCACCAACACCAAAAACTCCAGTAGAATTAGGAGATACTGGATTTGAAAGTGTGATATACAATGAAGCATATCAACTTTTAGATCCTGACAGGAATATTGGTAGTGAAAGAGCTGAATATAATAGAGGTATAGTTGGACAAGTTAGCATAACTAAGGGGACATTTAAAATTAATAATGTTTATGAGGATGGATGTTATTTTGCATACAAGAATTATGATAGCATACCTAACTATTATTCTAATCCTGATTATGAATCCTATAAAAATCCTATAAAACTAAATGATGATAACTATTTAAAAGAACCTAAACAATTTGATTTAGGTTTATTTGACTCAGCTGATCCTGATGATTATTTAGTTTCTGAAGATATATATAATGTTAAATATGACGATGAAAGATTTAGAACTTTTTACGGACTAAACAGTTCTGCTTATGGATATTTCGGTAAAGATGTTGATATATCATATATATCTAATGCAAGAAAGGAGACTACTAATAATTCTTATACCAACAAAAACCCTAATACCGTCATATATATGGAAACAGACAGTAACTCAGCACAAACTTTAGAAAATTTGCATAATTATAAGGTAGTAAATGATGAGCTATATAACGAAATTAAGGGGTATAAAGACCTTAGTAAGTTAAAAGATGATGATACTTTTGAATTTAAAAAAGAAATTTTTCCAACTGGAATAACTCTATTTAATTCTGAAGCTAATGTAAAACTGTTAGGGTCTTATGCTAAATTTGTTACAGTAACTACCCAATTTAGTGATGAGCGCTCTAATAAAAGATTAAGTGTTTTTAATAATAACGGAAATATTTCAGCCCTAAATTATACAACAAATGAAGATGATGATGACATTAAAAATCAAATAATATTTTATAGTACTCCAGATGCTACTCCTAAATATAGTGATTTTCAAAGATATATATATTCAAATGGACAAAAAGGTAAAATAAATATATATAGTAATAATGCTATTGGAATGTATTTTACTGAATCAGGAATAAATGGATTTCAAAATGCTCTTTCAACTGCCTTTATTAACAACGGTGAATTTAATATTTATGGTGCCCATAGTACTGGTGTAAGTCTTAAAAGACCTGCGACTCTAGGTACAAAAAGTGGTATATATTTACTTAAACCCATAAATATTTTTGGTGATGAAGCTGTTGGTGTCTTTCTACCTGGTGATGTTTCAAAAGTTCCTGAAGAAAATCTACAATTAAGAGTTAATATTGGAGAAAAAGGGAATAATAAGGAAAAAGTAACTTGGAATGATGAATTTCCAGGTAATGAAGAAGGTGAAGATTATGATGCTGAAGATGCCGAACCAAAAGACATTGTAATACCTAATGTAGGAAATACAGAAGGCAATAGTGTAGACAATGTAGACTACAGTATTGGTCTATTTTATGCAAACTCTCATAAAGCTAATATAGGGCTTACAGATATTAAGTTGGGTAAATTTGCTAAAAATAGTACGGCAATATTTGCTTCCGATGGAGAACTTCATATATCAAAAGGTAAAATAGATATTGATGGAGAAGATAATATTGGTCTTCTTTCTCAAAAAAATGGCACTAATGGTGGAAAGATTTCTTATGTTGGTGATATTACAGCTTCTGGTAAGAAAAATAAATTAGTGTATACCGATAACAAGAATATTTCAATTGAGGGTACGGTTTCAAGTACATCAAAGGACTCTGTTTCTATTTATGCTGATACTGGTACTATTGATTTAACAAAGGCTGATTTGAATATTGATATAAGTGGTGAAAATGTTGCTGCTGGTTATGCTGTAAATAACGGTAAGATTAAATTAAAAGATGAATCTAAAATTAAAATAACAAATGATGCTCCTTCTAATGGTACTGCTCTTGTAGCTAAAAAAGGTGGAGTTATAGAAGCTAAAAAGGCTAAAATAGATATTAAAAATATAGTAGCTGGGCTTTCTGCTAGTGATGATAATTCTAACATTGATTTTACTGGTGGAACACTAAATTATGATGGTGAAGGTTACTCAATTTACACAGATGGAAAAGGTAAAATTAATTTATCTGATGCAAAGATTACACTAAAAGGAAAAGCTATAGGTTTTGATGTAGATCAAGATGAAAATAGTGAACAAAATGTAATATTAAATAATATGACAAGAATTAAACCTGAATCTGATGATGTAATTCTATTTAACCTAAAAAACTCAAGTGACTTAGATACTAAAGGTGGAATAAGAGACCATATCATATCTCGCATAGAAACAAAACTTAAAAAGACTAATCCTGATATTAATTTAACCCAACTTGTAACTCAACCTAAAGCTGGAGAACCTGGAGAATTCTACAAGGTCTCAGCTATGGAAGGTGGTAATATTAAAATAGGTAGTCTTGATAAGTCTGCTGTTTCTACTGATGATATAAATGGTGAGCCTGATACAGAAGAAAAGAAAGCTAAAAAAGACGGTTTCCAATTCTATAACCGTCTACATATACAAAGATTAATAGCTACTACACATGACAATAGTACGATTTCTGCTATTTTAGATAATAAGGCAGCTAGTAAATTCAATAATCAAGTAGTTGCTCTTGAATTAAGTTCATCACCTTCTGCGACTTCTAATGCTGAAACTCAAATTAATATAGTTAAGTCTAATATAATTGCTGATAGAACTGAAAAAGGTTCTGGTGCAATAGGTCTATTTATCAACTATGGAAAAATAGATGTAGATGAAACTTCTACAATTTCAGTTGAAAATGAGAATAGTGTAGATAATAAGCAAGCAGTTGGTATATATGCTGTAAATGGTTCAGAAGTTAGTAATAAAGGTGAGATAACTGTTGGAAGTTCTAATTCTGTAGGTATATTAGGTGAAAATCACAGAAAAGCTACAAATAGTACTGAAAACGATAAATTCGGTGATGGAAAGATAAATATATCTAATGCTGGAACAATAGAAATTAAAAAAGCTAATTCTACAGGTATATATGCTAACAATATTGATAAAGAAATTACTGATAATACTGTTGTAAACTCTGGTACAATCAAAGCATTAGGTGAACATTCTAATGGTATTTATTCACATAAAGGAACTGTTTCTAATACTGGTATTATAGAACTTGGTGATAAAAATGTAGGAATATATTCTGATTCATCTATTATAAAAGACTTGGGGACTATAAAATTTAATAGTAATAATAGTACAGCAATATTTGTAAAAGGTTCTTCAACAATAGATAGTGGTAAAAAACTTACAATTGAAAATAATGGTGATCTTAGTGGTAATGTAGGTCTTTATTCTGAAAATGACTTAGAAACTGACCTTGTTATAGATGCAAAAGGTAAAAAGATAACCTCATACTATACTAAGTCCAAAGCATTAACTGTTAATGCTGATATAACTACAAGTGAAGATGGTGTAGGTATTAATGGTGATAATGGTAGCATTACTTATGAGCAAGGTAAGAATTTGACTGTTTCTAAAGAATCTTTTGGTATTTTAAGTCATAATAGTGATGTTACACTTAATGGAAATATACAACTAGATAGTGAATTAGGAAAAGGTATATACTTTGATTCTAGTGAAAAAAACTTAAATATTTCTGGAAATATTAATGTAAATGCAAAAAATGTAATAGGTTCATATATCTCTAATGTTACAGATTCAACTAAATTAACATTAACTACACCTATTACTTTTGGAGAAAATTCAGATCATAGTATTGCATACCTATTTAATAAGTCTAAATTTAATAATACTAGTTTTACTGAACTTAAATCTAAGGGTACACAACATAATACATATATTTTTGCACTTAGTGAAAACAAAATTAATTTAGGTACTAATGAAGTTTCAATTAAATCTGAAGATAGCAGTAAAGGATTTACTGGTATATATTTAGGAGAAAGCAATAAATTAACTGGTGAAAAAATTAAAGTTTCAGATAAAGCTACAGGTATTTATTCAAAGGATAATAATACAGTAGAGATTAAGAATATAGAAGTTAATGGTCAAGATACAGTTGGAATATATAGTGAAAAAAGTAATAGATTAAAAAACGTAAATATATCTAGCAGTAATAGTGCTGTAGGTATTTATGGTAAGAAAGGTAAAATCACTTTTTTAGGTGATAATTCACTAAATTTATCTTCTAAGGGTACAGGTATATATTTAGAAGAAGCTAGCCTTAATGGGGGTAGTATTAAACTTGTAAATAAGGATAATGATAAGAATAATAGCCTTGTTGGTGTATACTTTAAAGAGTCTAAATCTAGTAAAAATACTTCTAATATATCAATAGATAATGATACAAAACTAATAGGACTTTACCTAGATAAGGCTAAAGTTTTAAATAAAGGTGAAATTAAAGCAACTTTAGGTTCATCTAATACTCTAGCCTTTGTTGCTAATGGATCTACATTTACAAATAGTGGCAATTTAACCTTAACTAGTTCTGATAGTCATGCTATATATGTAAATGATGGAATTGCAGAAAATACAGGAAATATTACTGTAGATAATGAAGGTAATAAAGATAATAAGCCTTCTGTAGCAATGGCAGGTATGAAAACTGGTAAAAAGGTTATTTTAACTAATGATGGTAAAATTAATGTATCTAATAATAGTATAGGAATGTATTTAGATAATGGTGCTATAGGAAATAATAAGAAAGATATTGTAGCACAAAAGAAAGATTCAGTAGGTGTTTATGTAAATGGAAACCAAACACTGTTTACTAACACTGGTAAGATTAGTGCTGATAATATAGGGGTATATTTAAACAATACAGAAAAAGGTAATATTAAAAAACTAGGTTCTGTAACCCTAACAAATGACAATGCTGTTGCCGTTTATGCAAATAATTCTAAAGTTGATTTTGAAATAAAACCAACTGTTAAAGAAGGAGAATTACCTAATAACCTAATATCACTTTATGCTACAGGTAATACAGAAATAAGTAGCAAAATTTATACAGCAAATGGTAAAAATTCTATAGGTATCTATTTAAAAGACAATAAAGTTTCATTTAATGATGCTTATGTGAAAATAACTGAAGGTCATGAAGATAAAAATGGTGTTAGCTACAACACAGGAATTTATGCTGATAGTGAATATAAAGGTGATTTAAAAGTTAATATTGAAAATACAGCTAAAAATACTATTGGTATTGCTGTAAGTGAAGGGTCAACAGTTAATTACTCAGGTAATATTACAACAGGTAAAGATTCTATAGGTATTCTTACAAAAGGTACCTTGGTTACTAAGAATAGTACATTTAATATAGATGGTGGTACAGGTATTTTTGTTGATAATACTGCAGATGCAAAAATAGGTACTGATGAAAATACTATAATGAACTTATCAAATAAAGCAACTGCAATATACCAAAATGGTGGTAAGCTTAAATTAGGAGATAAGCTAAAATTTGGTGAAAATAGTATGGGTACTCTATTGATTTCTAGAAATGCAGAAGTTGATTCAAACATCTCATATTCTGTTAAAACCGACTCTTTAGGTGTTGGACTATATTACACAGATAATAAAGACCACAAATTTACCTCTAGTGGTAAAATAACTCTAGGTAGTGATAATGCTACTGGAATATATGCACAATCAACTGGAACTGGTACTAATACATTAATAAATAACGGAGAAATCATTACTTCAGATGGTATGAAAAATAATATAGGTATTTATGCTGATAATGTAAATGTTGAAAGTAATAAGATTAGTATAGGGGAAAAAGGTGTTGGTATCTACTTAACTAAAAAAGTAAATCTTAAAAATACAGAAATTACTTTAAATGGTGAAAACTCTGTTGGTATTTATTCAGAAAATATTTCTAATGGTTCAAATTATTCAGTAGGTAAGATTACAGGCGAAAAAAATAATCAAACTGGTTTATTCATATTTAATGAAAAATATGATGAAAACAAGAATATTACCCTTTCAGATTTAGATATTAATTTAAAAAATAATTCTAAGGGTGTTGGACTTCAAAATGCTAATTATACAATAAATGGAGATTCTAAAATATCTGTAGGTGATAAGAGTACAGGTTTAGCATTTAAGGATGCTAAAGCTAATGTTAAAGCTAATATTACTGTAAAAGAAAACTCTCTTGCCCTTTATGCACAAGGAGAAAAAAATGTAACTTTTGAAGGTAAAATTGAAGCTGGTAAAAATTCAAAATGGGTGTATGCAAAAGATAAGGCTAATATAACCTTAAATAAGTTTGCTGATTTCACTGTAAATGGTGGTCTAGGTTTAGGAGCTGACAATGCAACTATTACTGCAGATAAAGAAACAACAATTACAGTAAATGGTGGAACTGGTGCATATATTAATGATGGTAAGATAGACAAATTTAAAATAGATGTTCAAAAAGGTTTAGGTCTATACATACAAAATGGATATAATGGTACTCTACCTACTGTAAGTCTAACTGGTGATAACTCTAAAGCATATGTTTTAGAAAGTTTAAATAAGGAATTTAAAGTCAATGATAATATTACTCTTGATAAAACAAACCAAATATATATTTATTCAAAAGAAACAGGTAAAGGAATAGACGTTAAGGATATACAAATTAAAGGCTCAGATAGTTATGGAATATATAACTTGGCTGATCAAAATATAACTACAAAAGATCTTAATATATCTGGTTCTAAATCATTTGGTATATATTCTACTGGTAAAGGAAAAATTAATGTAGATAAGATTACTGTTACTGGTAAAAATAGTGCAGGTGTTTATTCAATAAAAGGTGATATCACACAAACTGGTGATATTACTAGTAAAGGTCTAGGAATATACTCTGAAGATGGTAGTGTAACACTTAATGGTTCTAAGATTTCATTAGGTGATAAAGATGGTATAGGTGTTAAGGCTAAAAATTCTAGTGTAACTATTTCAAATGCTATGACAATTAGTAACGGAAAAGAAGGTGCTGCTGGAATATATTCTGAAGGAACTGGAGATATTACTTTTGAAAACAACTTAGTAGTTAATAAGGACATTATTGGAGTATACAAGAGTGGAACAGGCACAATTAATCTTAATGGTTCTAGTACCACTATCTTGGAGAATGGTATAGGAGTATATAGTAAGGGTGCAGAAGTAAACAATGCTGGAAGTTTAAATGTAACTAATAAAAATGCTAAGGGTATCTATGTTGAAAATAATAAACTTACTTCAAATGGAACTGTAACTATTAATGGAGAAAATGCTATAGGTCTAGCAAGTAAAAATGGTGAAATAAGTTCTACAGGTGATATTAGTGTTACAGGTAAAGATGCAGTTGGAATCTACTCTGACGAAGCAGAAGTAAAATCTACTGGTAAAATTACTTCTAATAGTATAGGAATATACTCTAAAGGTACTAAAGATATTACTCAAAGTGGAGATATTACTGTTGGTAAAGATGCTGTTGGAATATTTAAAGAAGGTAGTGGTAATGTTAATATAACTTCTAAAGATGTTAAAGTTGGTGATAAAGGTTATGCCCTTTATTATCTAAACGACTCTAATAAGAGAGGAACTATTACTGCTAATATCAAAAATATGAATCTTGGTAGTGAAGCCATAGGAATATATACTAAAAATGGTAATTTAACATATACTGGTAACATTAATGTTGGAGAAAAGAAAAATTCTGCAGGTATTTATGCTGATAATTCAGATGTTACATTCAAAGGTATCTTAAATGTTTCTAATCCTGAAACTATAGGTATATTTGCTAAGGGAAATTCAAATGTAACTATAGAAAATGGTAGTACAATAAATGTTTCAAATGGAAGTTATGGTATTATGACTAATGATGACTCAACTGGTAAAATTACCATAGAAAAAGGTGCTACATTTAATATTAGTAATCTATCATATGGTATATCAGCTTATGGTAAAAATACAATAATAAACAATGGAACATTTAATATTGATGCTAATTCTACAGGTATATTCCACTCATTTGACTCTACTATAAGTGGGTCTGGTAATATTCCAAGTGATAAAATAAAGACACTGAATAAAAAGGCTGATGTAGCAGGTATAGATATTAAATTTAATGGTGAGGTTAAATTCCCTAAAAATATTGAAGTTGTTAATGGCGGTACAATAAAGGTTAATGGAACTGTTGATATTAACAATATGTACCTAGATTTTGAACATGATAATAAGCCAATAATAGATGCAAATTCAATAAAAGGTACTGCTATTGTAACTTCTAATTTCTCTATGGGTAATCGTGTTAATAAGCTAGTGTATCAAGATGTATTCAGACCTAGATCTGAAAATGGTTTTGGTAAATTCGCTGGTGATGTTACATCACAATCTGCTTCATGGATAGCAAAAATCAGTAAAACTGAGCCTGATACAAAGACATACGATATTATGATGGTTCGTATTCCATACACAGTTATGTTTAAAGGTGAAAAGAACTCACAATTAGGTAAAAGCTTAGAAGAGATAAGAAGTACTATACCGACATATTCTAAAATATTTAAAGACTTAGATAATGTTTCTACAGAAAAAGAACTTACAGATACAATAGCAAATATTAGGGGTGACATATACTCTAATATACAAGAAAGAATGTTGGATGTAGATAATACATTTGATAAGTCATATAAAGAGGTATTAGATTCACATAATGTAACAGATAGAGTACATAAGTTTAGTGTAATATATTCAAAGAATAAGCACATTGACGAAACTCTTGGTGTTTCTTCATACGATAAAGATTCATATGGAATACTTTACTTAAATGATAGAGAAAACGGGGCTAATAAGTACGGATTCTCAGTTGGATTAATTTGTTCTAAGTTTAACTTTACAGGACCAACTTCACTAGGTTCAAGTGAAGAAATGCGTTCAGGTAAATTTGGACTACATTACCAAAGAACAAAAGATAATCTTAAATACTTAACAAGACTTGAACTAGGGGTTAATAAGCATATTACAAATAGAGTAAGTAATGTTAATGGTATGAAGTATAAGTACAATGCTAATTACTGGAGCTATAACATAGACTGGAAGAATAGACTAAGTTATGATATAGATGTAACTAAAGACTTTAGAATAACTCCATATGCTAATTTAGATGTTACTTATGGTAAGATATTTGGTATTAATGAAGATGCTCTAACAGATCCTACACTTAAATTAAGTATAAAACCAAATTCATACTTTGTTATAACACCTAGAATAGGAATAGATGCTAAGTATGATATAGAATTAAAAAATGATATGCATATATCACTTAAAGGAAACCTAGAATATCATTACGATCTTAATGAATTGTATAAGAGAGTAAATATGGCAAAATTCTCTAGTGTAACAGACTACTATGAATTATCTATACCAGGTTATAGAAGAAGTGGTTTAAAAGTAGGAGGAGAAGTTGAAATAGGTAAAAAAGATAGATATGGCGTAACATTTGGAGCTACTTATGATAGATCTATGAAGTATAGTTTGAGATTTAATTATAAGTGTTTGGGATTTAATTATAAGTTTTAA
- a CDS encoding CPBP family intramembrane glutamic endopeptidase — protein MIKEFFKTIFFSIIVFFILKTINSSTYIYHMYELTKNIPLIYILILAPIFEEYLFRGYIFSFLQTKTKYANILQALLFSLLHINPIQMAYTFILGYYLGNIQKKYGIYYCIFLHIVFNLFNFFISNIF, from the coding sequence ATGATAAAAGAATTTTTTAAAACTATATTTTTTTCAATAATTGTTTTTTTTATCTTAAAAACAATTAATAGTAGTACATATATATATCATATGTATGAACTTACAAAAAACATACCTTTAATATATATATTAATACTAGCCCCCATTTTTGAAGAATACCTATTTAGAGGCTATATTTTTTCATTTCTGCAAACAAAAACAAAGTATGCAAATATATTACAAGCACTACTTTTTTCACTATTACACATCAATCCCATTCAAATGGCATACACCTTCATATTAGGATATTATCTAGGTAACATACAAAAAAAATATGGAATATATTACTGCATCTTCTTACACATAGTATTCAATCTTTTCAATTTTTTTATTTCAAATATATTTTAA